A window of Patagioenas fasciata isolate bPatFas1 chromosome 5, bPatFas1.hap1, whole genome shotgun sequence contains these coding sequences:
- the PTH gene encoding parathyroid hormone encodes MTSIKNLVRTAIILYAICFFMKSDGRPMMKRSVSEMQLMHNLGEHRHAMERQDWLQMKLQDVHSALEDARTQRPRNKDDIVMGEIRGRRLLPEHLRAALQKKSIDLDKAYMDVIFRTKP; translated from the exons ATGACTTCTATAAAAAATCTGGTCAGAACTGCAATCATTTTATATGCCATATGCTTTTTTATGAAGTCTGATGGAAGACCAATGAT GAAAAGATCAGTGAGTGAGATGCAGTTAATGCATAATCTTGGAGAGCATCGACACGCCATGGAGAGACAGGACTGGCTTCAGATGAAACTGCAGGACGTGCACAGTGCCCTTGAGGACGCCAGGACCCAAAGGCCTCGGAACAAGGATGATATTGTCATGGGTGAGATAAGAGGTCGCAGGCTGCTCCCTGAGCACTTGCGGGCAGCACTGCAGAAGAAATCCATCGATCTGGACAAAGCTTACATGGATGTAATCTTTAGAACAAAGCCATAA